The Xiphophorus couchianus chromosome 3, X_couchianus-1.0, whole genome shotgun sequence genome segment CCAATTTAGTCCCCGAACAAAACCACAAATACTAGTCAGAGGAGAACCGGATTTGATGTCTTACCTCATCAGAGCGCAAAACAGTCTGTGTGGAATTTCCGGTttcgatgttgttttgttactcaattttgacgcgcaagacgtaaccggtaaaatccggtttaggattttcaaaataaaagatccgaaagtagttcattatttcttgcgcggcccggtaccaaatGGTTCGCGgaccggtggttggggaccactgctttagCTGACCTTAATGTTTCCTGTGTATTATTTTGGCCATTATTGTTCAACTTAGTGTTGATGTGTGTATTATAGGCGTGTCTATCGGACAGTTATGTATCGGTTCAATACGGGACGCACATTTAACGGCCAAATATGGGACGACTCCGTATTTTACGGGATGGGTGGCGATCCTATTCAGGAAGAAATAAAGGTTAGCTACATCCGGGGAGGGGAAAATGTCGCATAAATTAAATTGACCAATTCACTTGTGTGTTTACGAGCGTTTCTCTCAGATTCGACTTGTTAAAGGAGCGTATGCGCAGGCGCGAAGCACCAGCATCCCCAGGTCAGCTGGATGCAGACCTAACCGGAAGGATGCTGCGATTCGGGAGGAAGTCGTGCGGATTGTGTTTTTTGACGCCGTGACACTTTGCGCCCTTTTCTCTTGGTGTCAAATACCATTGTTTCCACTATGTTCCCATCCTGTTACTCCAAACCTGCAGACAGCGGAGGCAAGAGGAGCTCCGTCGCTAAGCTGCTGCTGGGAGTGTTCGTGGTGTATATGCTGCACACCGCCTGGCTGCTGTACGGCTTCCTCAACACCAAACCCTGCGATGGAGGCAGGGGAGAGCCCTGCATTTCTTCCTACCTGACTGCCAAACCCAGACTGCAGGTTAGTACAGgctgttttttattcttaattgaTCAAATCATGAtggaaaatatatgaaaatcaAGCAGATTTCTTTTAGCGCAACACACAATACTAGTTATCTACTTATGTAACATTTCTCTGCATAAAGCTCTTCTTCATGAAAATTAGACACTTAGCTTCCTCTGTTTATCAGACATAattaagttgaaataaaaaaaaaactaagtaatGTTATCTATCTATAATAGATTACATTTAGCTTTGAACCACAAAATGTGTAAAGGTATTTGCACtgtacagaaaaatgtttctccGTAGAATAATCAGTCTGACTTCAGCACGCATGATAGttatatttctatgtttttggTTCAAAGGAGTCTTGCTTTTGTTTAGtgttaaatcatgttttttttcactatgTGCCCTTTTGTTTAGATGAGTGTCTTTACCTGCCTTGTGCCAGATAACAGCCAACTGACCCTCGCTCTAAGGGTAGACCTCTTTGACCCTCACTCTACGTTTGAGAGGTGGGTTTGACACAACAGAGTTTCATATCCACATAATGTTTTACAATATGTTGTAAACCGCAGATTTCAGTATCCTTTATTGGGgttgtatgtaaataaataaactaacacAAAGTGGTAtatatttgtgaagtggaaggaaaaggatgcatggtttcaacattttgtacaaattaaaatcttacaaTTGTTTTCAGCAGCCTTTCAACAGCCAAGCCTGTCCCgttacactggattttattttgggttacTACAGTAAAGGGGCTCATTATAAATTCATACTACAGAACAGAGGATTTTCTTagtaaaaaatcaaaaacactactttgtttcagtttcaatcATATAAATAAGAGCAAAATGAAAGACACTGAAGTAAACACCTGAGAGATGAAAATTTTcaaggggtgtaaatactttaacCCATCATTTTGAACTTTGTAtacaaaatcatgttttaaaaaaaaatattagttaatAAAGATCTATGTCccacaaacagcaaaatgtcTCCATGTTTCTCTAGACAGGTGAGCGTCTCACTGCCAGAGGAGACTCAGAATAATGGCTCTCTGTACGCAGTTGTTTATGTTCACAAAGCCGGTGTTTCACCCCTGGAGGACCGGAGAGAAGTCCACTACGCTGCTCAGCTTACCACATACATAACTCCTCCACGCACAAAAGGCCAGAAGGCCTCAAGGAAGGTACCTCCTGGTGATAGAGTCTAATACCGTGTCCCAGTTCAACCTTATGTCACCGTGGCTTTGCCAGAAATCAGATGTCTTTGTATTTCCACCAGAAGCGTGAATCTCAAAGGCCTGTATCGCACTGGAGACCGCACCTGTCCATCACTGTGATGTCAGAGGAGTTCATCTTCAGCAAGGCGGGGCTTCCCAGTGACGTGCGACGATACATGAGATTGTAAGTGAGCAGGATTCACTGCTGCCGCACATACTGGTTACTGCAGTGATGGAAAAACCGGGGCATCAAAAATGAAGCTTCtgttgttaataaataaatcatgaacaTTGAGTTTTCATTCAGCTCTGGAAACCAATAAGTCTTAAAGAAACACATAATCATCATTTATTGGATGGAAGGAGCAAAACTGTATTTCAAGATTTCATTTAGgcacaaacatgcagaaagacagGTGGCATAAAAATGTAGtttagagaaacaaaacaagagacaAGCTAAGCCATGACACAAAAGAACTAGAATAGTGAGACAAAGGACATTAGGGAAACAATTTGATCAAAAAAAGCAACCAGGGATGAAAGAACAGGCTATAAAACATTAATACTGAACAGGAAACGACCAATAACAAGACGTCTGCAGACGAACACAGATATCCTAGAATTAGTAAAGGTATAGAtccataaacagaaataacaaaatggtttttttttgaagaaatagAACATACTAACCCAAATAATTTTTCAGCtcatgtataaaatattttgagccTTTCACACTTTCTTAGAACCgtccttctttctcttcttctctgcttgcAGATCCCAGGAGGGCAGACGGATGACTTATCTGCCCCTGCTGCTGGTCAATGAGCTCAGCTGCAGAGTCAAAGACCTCATGGTAGGACGGCAACCCACACAGATTCTTATAGGATCATGCATGTTGGTGTTTTGAGGTCAGAGCGATTCCACACCCTTGTTCTGACAGGAgatcaacagcagcagcatgcaGCTCCCTCTAACTGTGTCCTACGAAGGAATCTCTCTGAGGACGTTCAGGTTTTGGATCCACCTGCAAGACATAGTTTATTCCCTCAGACAGTTTGGTGAGCCAGGGTGGAAGTTGTGTTTTCATAAGATGTGAAATGAGGCTGTTGATGAGTCTGAAATCATTTCAGTGTAATAAATTGTTCTGCATCTCTCTATAGGTTTCACTGAGGAGAATATTGATGAGATTAAAGAGACTTTAATAGGATCCAACGTTTACCTGCTAGTGCTGACTGCACTCATCACATCTCTACAAGTAAGAGCACACAACATAAGTGGAAAAGAATGCTTTTGACAGAATGCTTCATGCACTTTGAACTTGTTCAAATTAAATCCCGTTACAGTAAACTTAGCGTTATTGTTACTGTGATTTTAGGTGATGGACCAGCACAATGTAGTGTGTGACTGAGAAGCTGAGAGATTTCCAAAATCTTTCGAtaagcaaaatctgaaaagtgcggcagGCGTTTGTATTCAGCAGCAGATTAGTTTGCTTATGACTTGATATACACATCCACATCATAGTGTTGAGAAttactggaaaacatttacTTTCCTTCAACTTCACATTTGTCGGACTTTTTCTTGGCCTACTGCAtgaaatcccaacaaaatacgTCAAGGTTTGTGGTagtaaatatgacaaaaagggaaaatgtttaagaggtataaatatttttgaaaggtatTGATAGATACTTCTGAGGATTAGTGTTTTAACTCTTACATGttctaaataaatgcaacatccaaatgttttaaaagtataCCCGTTTTAATTCATAGCGATAACTTTATAATTTGCAGCTCATTTGTGAATTTCTGGCTCTGAAAAATGACATATGCTCGTGGGCGAAAAAGAAGAGCATGGTGGGAATGTCGAGGAAGTCAGGtcatttttatcttcttttccATATTAGAAACAATTTGACCAAACATCGACTGCAAATGAACGGCCGCATCGTTTCCTCTGTTCCATTTCCAGTTTTATGGCGCTGTCTCGGCACTTTGCTGATTTTCCTCCATCTGCTGGAGGAGACCAGTCTGCTGGTGCTCCTTCCTGTCGGACTGGGAGCGTGTGTAGAGGTACTCGCCATGTCCTTCAAACTAAAAATAGTTAAATCAAAGTAAAGCATCCTGAACTCAATAATCCTTCCTCCCACCAGGTGTGGAAGgtgtttaaagtgtttaaaatccAGATAAGCAGGAGGTGTCATGTAAGCGTGCTGTTTTAGCTAAATAATATTTCACGTATAACTGTTTTGAGCCTTCGAAAGCTCCAAGCCGCCTCTTATCTCATCGCAGACAAACAAGCTGGATGAAGAGGAGCGAAAGACGGTGGAGTACGACACGCAGGTGGTTTAAATAGTCTCTCTGAGCTCAGAGTTAATGTTGTGCCTCAAGCTTTGTTTGATTTCAGTGCTTTGTGCTTTTCCCCCCTGCAGGCCTCCAGATACTTGTCCTACTTGGTGTATCCTCTGTGCATCAGCGGAGCCGTTTTCTCTCTGGGCTACATACGCCAAAAGAAGTGAGCTCATTCAGAGATTCCTCTGCTTCGATTTATAAGTGTAAGGCCTCttatcagaaaacatttaaatgcgTCATTCCGGCTCTCGGATAGATTTCTTTCCTTCGGGCTCGTTTGTTTAGCGATGAAGCAAATTGAGAAGTCAGGTTAAAATCAGAATTGAAAAATTGGTGGAAATAGGTTTGTTTTAGCAAACAGACTACATTTGTTGTACAAGTCTGAGGAACAACGAGTGATCATTATACTGACTGTAAACTGTGTTACGTTGACAGTTACTATTCTTGGCTGGTCAACACCCTGGTCACTGGTGAGTTTCTTTACATTTGTCCACAGACTGGCTCCTCCCAGTCAGATCTAGCGTGTTTTCTAGATGCACGTATTGTGCATCAGATGTGTTGTGTAGATCATATCTTATGTCTGTATTTTCCCCAGGTGTGTATGCACTCGGCTTCTTATCTATGGCTCCTCAGCTCTTCATCAACGACAAGGTCTGATAAACCAGAATCAGTTGAAGTCACATTCTCAATTTCCTCGTTAGCAGAAATCATGCAGCAAAATTGTGACTAAATGATTCTGATGTTTTGCAGTACTTTGCATAAGAATTCACACTTCTTGGATTTCTTACCGCTTTACAACCTCAAACTtgttttcttgggattttatgtgattaaacTCTCCTCTTAGTAAGTAGAAGGAAAAATTACTATTAAAAGTTTGGATTTGTATTCAGCCGGCCTGAGTGAAGGGCATGCTTTGCAGAAGAGATGTCTACCAGCTTTGTAaaccttttgcacatttgtctttgcaaaacaaCTCAAGCAATCTCAGATTGGACAGAGTGAACAACAATTTTTAAGTCTCGACGCAGATAATATTTAGGACCTCATGTTGATTATTGTAACACATTAATCACCTCTGACCAGTTTTCCTACTGGAAAGTGGGGATGCTTTTCATCAGCAGGAGATGatgaaaagcatccccacaccATGATACTGTTACCAGCAAGTTTCACATTGTGTATAGTGTTTTAAAGGTAATTTACCATGTTGATTTTCATTCACACATTCTGTTTGGTTTATGGACAAAATGAATGCATCTGCATCTGATCAGAACATCAGTTCTAATTGCTCTGTTAGATTTCTAAAGCTTAAaggatattctttttttatcctaacccttaaacttctccacagccTTATACCTGGGCCATCTGCTGtgattcttgttttttgtgatgtaaTTTCCTCTAATATTCTCTAGCAGAACACTGAGACCTACTCacaacagctggatttatactgaaaGTAAATTGCTTGCATGGTGACTCCATTTACCAGTTAGGCAGTTTGTTTGCATTAGATTTCATTTAGGTTTAATGAAACTGTAAGTCTACAGTATTTAACTTCTTATTTGTAGCATACCttcccccccaaaacaaaacaaaacaaaactttaaaaaatttcaatttcacttcataggtgtgctctcgtttgtggttgtttgtcacaaaataattccagtaaaatacaccaaagtctgtggttgtaaaatgttagaaagtgaaaaaaaaaatcaagaggtatgaatacttcagCAAGGTACTGTAAACTACTGTAAAAAAGTGAAGactaacatatatatatttttatgtcttgcTGTCTAACAGTTGAAGTCTGTGAGCCACATGCAGGGAGCAGTGTTGATGTACAGAGTGAGCACCTCCCTCATTTCCTATTACTAAAACATGCTGGCTACCAAGGTcaaaatgatgcaaatttgaAATTCAACTTTTCAGAAGCTATAAATAATCTGCTTTCCTCACCAGGGGGTGAACACACTGATTTCAGATCTGTGCGGCTTCGCTTCCTTCTTCTCCTCATCTGTTCCTTTCACCTCCTCGCATCAGCTGTCCTGCTTCAGAGAcgagctcctcttcctcctgtacCTCTTCCAGCGAAGGTAACCCTGACGTGGCtcagcacaaacacagagaggaaaCTGTGGAAGAACCAGAAACTAGAACTGCATATgatgaaagacatttttttaagaatggATTATTGTGTAATGATTTCCCGCTGGCCTGTGTCATTTTCACCAGACGTTACTCTTCAGTTCCTAAGAGAAGAGAGAGTGTTTCTAAGAAAGTGAAGACGCAGTGAATGAGAAGGACAAGCGGACACGTTGAAGAGCCAGTGGCCAACGCCGCAGTCGGCCCATCTATCTCCGTTCAGCTGGGACCGATCGACCTCAGAGACGGGAACAAGAAAGGAACCTCTGCCTGGTGGAGGCAGACTGATCTGAGACCTGCGGTTTTTGCTTCTAGCTCTCAACGTCTGTAGCTGCAGAGCTGatgcttttagtttttttagttaAACTTCTGTGTTCACTCTTTTTACTGCTGAAAAGAGTGAACACAGTCATGTAGAGAGGTTTTATCCTTGGTTACCCTCCAGCTCCATCGATGGCATCGGTTCACCTCCTGTAGCGTTCTTGATTTTGCTGTGGTGTTGTAACAGATCAAGTATTATTTAAACAATTACCTTTGGTTTCCAACTTAAATAATAATCTCATAAACTGATCCACTCTGGACTTCTCAAAGTTTAGTAAGAACCAGGTATCATTTGTCATCGTTTCCTTTCTTGATGAGGAAGCACTTGCGTTTGTATTATTCTGTCacgtaaaatcccaataaattatGTTAAAGTTTGACCTTGTTTGCTTTagctgaataattttttttgctattttcctCAGCTTGGGGGAAAGCTACAAAGGAACAAAAACCTCTGGGCCTGATTATGTAACAGGTGGATGTAACAGAACGAGAGGGAATGTGCACGCCTGTGTGGGAAGGCAGGAAATTGTCCGACTGGTTTCTTGGTTTGTTTACATGCTAAACAAATGAATATCTGCATGACATCACTCATGTGTGTTGTGCATGTCTGCAGTACGGCGACTGCAACTGCTAATCTGTTTAGCAAAATAAGCAGGAGACATGAATGAGAGATGAGCCTGCTAAAAGAACAATATAATCACAAGAGCTGTTAAATCTCAATAGCTTAATAATTCAAGTCATTGAAAAGTTATGTGAttacttaaaatgtaataaaaggtATCACTATTAGATGTCACCTTCAAATAATGCCAAAAGTTTTCACTTCTGATTTGAATGTTTACCCTTAGGCGTTCTTGAATTGCAGAAAGGAAAGTCGGACAACAACAATAATCTCCTCTGACTGGCAGCTGGATGAATAAAAGGCAAGTATCTATGAAACCACAGCCAACATCGAGGAATGTCTTCACAAAGAGGCAACCTTTGGCTTGATGCCACCATGGTGCCTGTTGTGGGAGGATCTGCTTCAGCTGCTTGGTTTAAAGCAAACAACTGAaactacacaaacacacacacacccgcacacacacaagGAGCTGAACACAACAAGTTTGACTGCAGACTGCAAACTTTAACATCAGAAAATGTTACTTAGCTTTGTgatcctcttcttcctcttctctccaGGTATGTCTGCTGAATTTAATTGACTTTTATGCACAAAGTAAACA includes the following:
- the LOC114142251 gene encoding cleft lip and palate transmembrane protein 1-like protein produces the protein MFPSCYSKPADSGGKRSSVAKLLLGVFVVYMLHTAWLLYGFLNTKPCDGGRGEPCISSYLTAKPRLQMSVFTCLVPDNSQLTLALRVDLFDPHSTFERQVSVSLPEETQNNGSLYAVVYVHKAGVSPLEDRREVHYAAQLTTYITPPRTKGQKASRKKRESQRPVSHWRPHLSITVMSEEFIFSKAGLPSDVRRYMRLSQEGRRMTYLPLLLVNELSCRVKDLMEINSSSMQLPLTVSYEGISLRTFRFWIHLQDIVYSLRQFGFTEENIDEIKETLIGSNVYLLVLTALITSLQLICEFLALKNDICSWAKKKSMVGMSRKSVLWRCLGTLLIFLHLLEETSLLVLLPVGLGACVEVWKVFKVFKIQISRRCHTNKLDEEERKTVEYDTQASRYLSYLVYPLCISGAVFSLGYIRQKNYYSWLVNTLVTGVYALGFLSMAPQLFINDKLKSVSHMQGAVLMYRGVNTLISDLCGFASFFSSSVPFTSSHQLSCFRDELLFLLYLFQRRRYSSVPKRRESVSKKVKTQ